From a single Fusobacterium ulcerans ATCC 49185 genomic region:
- a CDS encoding AEC family transporter, with translation MEQVLMKASAFVFIIIMGYMLKRRGFFAPNDYRIVTKIVINITLPAAIINSFGSFQKDDSLFILVLLGLGCNMVMILIGYLLSKKKGDKVRALYMLNLSGYNIGAFTLPFVQNFLGAFGVVAVCMFDIGNSISCTGGSYAVTSAVIGSGEKASFAQSVKKLFSSVPFVTYTGMLVLALLNIHIPKEIISLTSVIGAANGFASMLMIGMMFEIKFRYDYLSKAGFLLMIRYITSGILAFIFYKFMPFPLEIRQVLAIAVFAPVSALSAVFTEKCDGDVGIAGFTSSASIIISITIITFLLVSMGIGI, from the coding sequence ATGGAACAGGTATTGATGAAGGCATCAGCTTTTGTCTTTATAATAATAATGGGATATATGCTGAAAAGAAGAGGGTTTTTTGCACCAAATGATTATAGGATAGTTACAAAAATAGTCATAAATATAACTCTTCCAGCAGCTATAATAAATAGTTTTGGAAGTTTTCAGAAAGATGATTCACTCTTTATACTTGTACTTCTTGGATTAGGCTGCAATATGGTAATGATACTTATTGGATATCTCCTTTCAAAGAAAAAAGGAGATAAAGTAAGAGCATTGTATATGCTGAATTTATCTGGATATAATATAGGAGCTTTTACACTGCCCTTTGTACAGAATTTTCTAGGAGCATTTGGAGTAGTGGCAGTATGTATGTTTGATATAGGAAACTCTATAAGCTGTACTGGAGGTTCTTATGCAGTGACATCAGCAGTAATAGGAAGTGGAGAGAAAGCTTCTTTTGCTCAATCTGTTAAAAAACTTTTTTCCTCTGTACCTTTTGTTACTTATACTGGTATGTTAGTATTAGCTTTGCTGAATATACATATACCTAAAGAGATAATTTCTCTCACATCAGTAATAGGAGCAGCTAATGGATTTGCTTCTATGTTGATGATAGGTATGATGTTTGAGATAAAATTTAGATATGATTATCTTTCAAAAGCTGGATTTTTATTAATGATAAGATATATAACCTCTGGAATACTGGCATTTATATTTTATAAATTTATGCCATTTCCATTGGAAATTCGTCAAGTATTGGCAATAGCAGTATTTGCTCCAGTTTCAGCATTATCAGCAGTATTTACTGAAAAATGTGATGGAGATGTGGGAATAGCTGGATTTACAAGTTCGGCATCAATAATTATAAGTATAACAATAATTACTTTCCTTTTGGTATCAATGGGAATAGGAATATAA
- a CDS encoding MBL fold metallo-hydrolase, producing MLELLCKNPEIYRMLIPLPENPLKTLNSYLIKSENRNLLIDTGFNRPECYEALIENLKKLNVDMEKTDIFLTHLHSDHTGLINKIAHKNSKIYIGKTDYEYIVENLKGLNWKESEKRFASEGFPYEIIERLRKTNQARIFAPDRVFESNLLEDGDKFNIDKLEFTIILTPGHTPGHTCLYLEKEKFLFSGDHILFDITPNITAWLKVKDSLKDYIESLEKIKKFQIAKTFPGHRATSDDVYSRIDKMIEHHKSRLADTLEVIREKSTENGLTAYEIAAFMKWNMRGKSWAEFPDNQKWFAVGETLSHLDFLFNENKIEKFRDNDIYRYKLK from the coding sequence ATGCTAGAATTACTTTGTAAAAACCCAGAAATATATAGAATGTTAATTCCATTGCCAGAAAATCCATTAAAAACTTTAAACTCTTATTTAATAAAATCAGAAAATAGAAATCTGTTAATTGATACTGGTTTTAATCGTCCTGAATGTTATGAAGCACTAATTGAAAATTTAAAGAAACTTAATGTGGATATGGAAAAAACTGATATTTTTCTAACTCATCTGCATTCTGATCATACTGGACTTATAAATAAGATTGCTCATAAAAATAGTAAAATCTATATTGGAAAAACTGATTATGAGTATATAGTTGAAAATCTAAAAGGTTTAAATTGGAAAGAGTCAGAGAAAAGATTTGCTTCAGAAGGCTTCCCTTATGAAATAATAGAGAGATTAAGAAAAACAAACCAGGCAAGAATTTTTGCTCCAGATAGAGTATTTGAGTCAAATTTACTTGAAGATGGAGATAAATTTAATATAGATAAATTAGAATTTACCATTATTCTTACCCCAGGGCACACTCCTGGACATACATGTCTTTATCTTGAAAAAGAAAAGTTTTTATTCTCTGGTGATCATATACTTTTTGATATAACTCCCAATATAACTGCATGGCTTAAAGTAAAAGATTCTCTAAAAGACTATATTGAAAGCCTCGAAAAAATAAAAAAATTCCAAATAGCAAAAACATTTCCAGGACATAGAGCAACTTCTGATGATGTTTATAGCAGAATAGATAAAATGATAGAACATCACAAATCCAGATTAGCAGATACTCTTGAAGTAATCCGAGAAAAGTCTACTGAAAATGGATTAACGGCATATGAAATAGCTGCTTTTATGAAGTGGAATATGAGAGGGAAATCATGGGCAGAATTTCCAGATAACCAAAAATGGTTTGCTGTTGGTGAAACATTATCTCATTTAGATTTTTTATTCAACGAAAATAAAATAGAAAAATTTAGAGATAATGATATATATAGATATAAATTAAAATAA
- a CDS encoding sugar phosphate isomerase/epimerase family protein codes for MNKIYVSDLICAGDSYEDTINFFEENRIKNIEFFIEFSDKKHTEKLNKILENYSLENISFHGPYRYFKLTVSENKWEEMLEDVKKAVDITKKYKGEFLVLHTNEVLENTIDKNIVEKRIKEIVKIAEEKSIQIAVENVGIGKNMLYNQEEYIELIKKYGFYSLIDVGHALLNNWNIKTLIEMLKDYIIGYHLHNNDGEKDIHQSIFNGKFDFKEIIKNIYEKTPDANLVLEYSPVTPKNELLEDLKILNSFSRNIK; via the coding sequence ATGAATAAAATATATGTGAGCGACCTTATATGTGCAGGTGACAGTTATGAAGATACAATAAATTTTTTTGAGGAAAATAGAATAAAGAATATAGAATTTTTTATAGAATTTTCTGATAAAAAACATACTGAAAAGTTGAATAAAATTCTTGAAAATTATTCACTGGAAAACATTTCATTTCATGGACCATATAGATATTTTAAACTTACAGTATCAGAAAATAAATGGGAAGAAATGCTTGAAGATGTTAAAAAGGCTGTAGATATAACTAAAAAATATAAAGGGGAATTCCTGGTACTTCACACTAATGAAGTTTTAGAAAATACAATTGATAAAAATATAGTTGAGAAAAGAATAAAAGAAATAGTAAAAATAGCTGAAGAAAAATCTATACAGATAGCAGTGGAAAATGTAGGGATTGGAAAAAATATGCTGTATAATCAAGAAGAATATATTGAACTTATAAAAAAATATGGATTTTATTCTCTTATAGATGTAGGACATGCTCTGTTAAATAATTGGAATATAAAAACTTTAATAGAAATGCTGAAAGACTATATTATAGGATATCATCTGCATAATAATGATGGAGAAAAGGATATACACCAGTCAATTTTTAATGGAAAATTTGATTTTAAAGAGATAATAAAAAATATTTATGAGAAAACACCAGACGCAAATTTAGTATTAGAATACTCACCTGTTACACCTAAAAATGAACTCTTAGAAGATTTAAAAATATTAAACAGTTTCAGCAGAAATATAAAATAA
- a CDS encoding ABC transporter substrate-binding protein, translated as MKVNLKNGLLLGTMMFMAACSQGEKTSTENTGQEKKPVQIEYWHVASETFGGGAIKELIKEFNEQNKDIQVIEKFNPDMYKGLTQNLQVSIASKKYPAIVQMGYSYLNYAKDNFEYTAAQDVINKYFPEDKDFLDKNFLPNILELGQVDGEQVGIPYSISNPIMYINADLFKEAGLNPDTPPKTWKEVAEAAMTIKMKTGNPGFFMQEYADNWAQQALLEGNGGQMLKMENGVTIPAFSSKESAEAYQLTADMVNNKSAIHASNDEGFQTFLNGKLGMVVTTIGKRENFESSAKFDLRGAKFPLFDGKERKLPAGGNMLMIMAKSPEEQRAAWRFMKFLLSADSTEKWTKGTGYLPPTIVEKGTGIDKFLTENKLMSVAASQMPDMGQWASFSGSNGLKAEQILIDARDIILSGEKPADEALENAQNEIMKLMK; from the coding sequence TTGAAAGTAAATTTGAAAAATGGGTTGCTATTAGGAACAATGATGTTTATGGCTGCATGTTCACAGGGAGAAAAAACATCAACTGAAAACACAGGACAAGAGAAAAAACCAGTTCAAATAGAATATTGGCATGTAGCATCAGAAACTTTTGGCGGAGGAGCTATAAAGGAGTTAATAAAGGAATTTAATGAACAGAATAAAGATATTCAGGTAATTGAGAAATTCAATCCTGATATGTACAAAGGTCTTACTCAAAATCTTCAAGTATCAATAGCCTCTAAAAAATATCCTGCAATAGTTCAAATGGGGTATTCATACCTAAACTATGCAAAGGATAATTTTGAGTATACAGCAGCTCAGGATGTTATAAATAAATATTTTCCAGAGGATAAAGATTTCCTTGATAAAAATTTCCTTCCTAATATTCTTGAACTTGGACAGGTAGATGGAGAACAGGTAGGAATACCTTATTCTATAAGCAATCCTATTATGTATATCAATGCAGATTTATTTAAAGAAGCAGGTCTTAATCCAGATACTCCACCAAAAACTTGGAAAGAAGTGGCAGAAGCAGCTATGACAATAAAGATGAAAACTGGAAATCCAGGGTTCTTTATGCAGGAATATGCTGATAACTGGGCTCAACAGGCTTTGTTAGAAGGAAATGGAGGACAGATGCTGAAAATGGAAAATGGAGTCACAATACCTGCATTTTCATCAAAAGAATCAGCAGAAGCATATCAGTTGACAGCAGATATGGTAAATAATAAATCAGCAATACATGCAAGCAATGATGAAGGGTTCCAAACTTTTCTTAATGGAAAATTAGGAATGGTAGTGACAACAATTGGTAAAAGAGAAAATTTTGAATCAAGTGCTAAATTTGATTTAAGAGGAGCAAAATTTCCATTATTTGATGGAAAAGAAAGAAAACTTCCAGCTGGAGGGAATATGCTTATGATAATGGCAAAATCACCAGAGGAACAACGGGCTGCATGGAGATTTATGAAATTCCTTTTAAGTGCTGATTCTACTGAGAAATGGACTAAAGGTACAGGATATCTTCCACCTACAATTGTGGAAAAAGGAACAGGAATAGATAAATTTCTTACTGAAAATAAATTAATGAGTGTAGCGGCAAGTCAAATGCCAGATATGGGGCAATGGGCAAGTTTTTCAGGAAGTAATGGATTAAAGGCAGAGCAGATACTTATAGATGCCAGAGATATTATATTAAGTGGAGAAAAACCAGCAGATGAAGCTCTTGAAAATGCACAAAATGAAATTATGAAACTTATGAAGTAA
- a CDS encoding ABC transporter ATP-binding protein, whose translation MSNIIFKNVCKDYGNTQVVKNLNLEINPGERLVLLGPSGCGKSTTLRMIAGLEKITSGELYFGDKLMNDIEAGERNIAMVFQNYALYPHMTVWDNITFGLRMNKLEREEIEKRAREALKILNLEGLEKRYSKELSGGQRQRVALCRAVVKQSPFFLLDEPLSNLDVQLRNSSREELVKLHNLYRPTFVYVTHDQIEAMTIGHRIAVLNKGYLQQIDTPEKIYNNPVNIFVAKFIGIPQINILRVNINEGDILFKNNRIKLSDEKRKLIEKRSEVYLGIRPEYVKVNRDKTENSMKGNIAKIENYGSQKCLLITINGEEKVMASVPNDSDFKRYEDVYIKFSKKNMLFFDIATENNIEMEQ comes from the coding sequence ATGAGTAATATAATATTTAAAAATGTATGTAAAGACTATGGAAATACTCAAGTAGTAAAGAATCTTAATTTGGAAATTAATCCAGGAGAAAGACTTGTTCTCTTAGGTCCATCTGGATGTGGAAAAAGTACAACATTGAGAATGATAGCAGGACTTGAAAAAATAACATCAGGGGAATTGTATTTTGGAGATAAATTAATGAATGATATAGAGGCTGGAGAAAGAAATATAGCAATGGTATTTCAAAACTATGCTCTTTATCCTCATATGACTGTCTGGGATAATATAACATTTGGGCTCAGAATGAATAAGCTGGAAAGAGAAGAAATAGAAAAAAGAGCTAGGGAAGCTTTGAAAATATTAAATCTTGAAGGATTGGAGAAAAGATATTCCAAAGAACTCTCAGGAGGACAAAGACAAAGGGTTGCACTCTGCAGAGCTGTAGTAAAACAATCACCTTTTTTTCTTTTAGATGAACCTTTATCAAATCTTGATGTACAGTTAAGGAATAGTTCAAGAGAGGAACTTGTGAAACTTCATAATTTGTATAGACCTACATTTGTATATGTAACTCATGATCAGATAGAGGCTATGACAATTGGTCATAGAATAGCAGTATTAAATAAAGGGTATCTACAGCAAATAGATACTCCAGAAAAAATATATAATAACCCTGTAAATATATTTGTAGCAAAATTTATAGGAATACCCCAAATAAACATACTAAGAGTAAATATAAATGAAGGGGATATTCTGTTTAAAAATAATAGAATAAAATTGTCTGATGAAAAAAGGAAACTTATTGAGAAAAGAAGTGAAGTATATCTGGGTATCAGACCAGAATATGTAAAAGTAAACAGAGATAAAACTGAAAACAGTATGAAAGGAAACATAGCTAAAATAGAAAATTATGGAAGCCAGAAATGCTTATTGATAACAATAAATGGGGAAGAAAAAGTTATGGCTTCTGTACCAAATGACAGTGATTTTAAAAGATATGAAGATGTATATATAAAATTTTCAAAGAAAAATATGCTTTTCTTTGATATAGCTACTGAAAATAATATAGAAATGGAACAATAA